One Xenopus tropicalis strain Nigerian chromosome 8, UCB_Xtro_10.0, whole genome shotgun sequence genomic window carries:
- the ikbkg gene encoding NF-kappa-B essential modulator isoform X2 has protein sequence MNVRTQTAEMVQPKESSAAEYNPCEGGPGDTSLGKPEVLPPELTSNEAFQRIWAENHDLRAALEQSNMMLRKGHGDMLEFQDSQRKEREFITYKFGEARDLVLRLTNERNSLQAQLEEAMKQLAEVREEKSRGSTENEQGRLEDTILTDRRSPRKAYEEQKENGNKEVCMENEIMQGTVDRNSRTEQEFQKKLQDAEARNTQFLRQIADLQEEVSKLRRQVVEKGEESQKQLQSLQLQMEQLSEERNSVKAQVTSLLGELKESQTSLEICLQEKRKVEDSLRSALEEKKGWEAQVKQQVVQLDQRMMQVQNLETALKMERQNATDEKRKLAQLQVAYHTLFQEYDTHIKVSMQQAKHTKGVDLQIQELKQQLQEAEEALVAKQALIDKLKDEAEKQRTELDTVPVLKAQVEIYRADFLAERKAREELHAEKERLQEQLNVLLQERLSNRAMIDEMRNRHSDTLRPTLPHGPSLYPLQPAMPFQPEVEPPDFSCPKCFYKAPDMDTLQIHVMDCIQ, from the exons ATGAACGTGCGAACGCAGACAGCGGAAATGGTGCAGCCCAAAGAGAGCTCTGCCGCTGAATACAACCCATGTGAGGGGGGCCCAGGGGACACATCCCTGGGGAAGCCTGAAGTTCTTCCTCCTGAACTGACCAGTAACGAAGCCTTTCAACGTATATGGGCAGAAAACCATGACCTGAGAG CTGCTCTAGAACAGAGCAACATGATGTTACGCAAAGGACATGGCGACATGCTGGAGTTTCAGGATTCGCAGAGAAAGGAGAGAGAGTTCATCACATACAAGTTTGGTGAGGCGCGGGACCTGGTGCTGAGGCTTACCAATGAGCGAAACTCCCTGCAGGCGCAGCTGGAGGAAGCCATGAAGCAGCTGGCAGAGGTGAGAGAAGAGAAGAGTCGAGGGAGCACAGAGAATGAGCAGgggcggctggaggataccattctGACTGACCGAAGATCCCCAAGGAAAGCGTATGAGGAACAG AAAGAAAATGGCAACAAGGAAGTTTGTATGGAAAATGAAATCATGCAAGGAACTGTGGACCG GAACTCTAGAACTGAGCAGGAATTCCAGAAGAAACTGCAGGACGCTGAAGCCAG GAATACTCAGTTTCTGCGTCAGATTGCAGATCTACAAGAGGAAGTATCTAAGCTTAGGCGCCAGGTGGTTGAAAAAGGAGAGGAATCTCAAAAGCAACTGCAAAGTTTGCAACTGCAGATGGAG CAACTGTCTGAGGAGAGGAATTCAGTAAAAGCCCAGGTGACCTCTCTATTGGGGGAGCTGAAAGAGAGTCAGACAAGTCTGGAGATCTGCCTGCAGGAAAAGAGAAAGGTAGAGGACAG CCTCCGTAGTGCCCTGGAGGAGAAAAAGGGCTGGGAAGCCCAAGTGAAGCAACAGGTTGTGCAGCTTGATCAGCGAATGATGCAAGTACAGAATTTGGAAACAGCGTTAAAAATGGAAAGACAAAATGCCACAGACGAGAA GAGGAAACTGGCACAGCTTCAGGTTGCATATCACACGCTCTTCCAGGAATATGACACACATATCAAGGTCAGCATGCAGCAAGCCAAGCACACCAAG GGGGTGGACCTGCAGATCCAGGAGCTGAAGCAGCAGCTGCAAGAGGCAGAGGAAGCTCtggttgccaaacaagcactGATTGATAAATTAAAGGATGAGGCAGAGAAACAGAGGACTGAATTAGACACTGTGCCAGTGCTGAAAGCACAG GTGGAGATATACCGGGCTGACTTTCTGGCAGAGCGAAAAGCACGCGAGGAGCTGCATGCAGAGAAGGAGAGGTTGCAGGAACAACTGAATGTTCTACTGCAAGAGAGGCTGAGCAATAG GGCAATGATTGATGAGATGAGGAACAGGCACTCTGATACCCTTCGCCCCACCTTGCCCCATG GCCCATCCCTGTACCCCCTTCAGCCCGCAATGCCTTTCCAACCGGAGGTCGAACCGCCAGACTTCAGCTGCcccaagtgcttttataaagcACCAGATATGGACACCCTACAGATACACGTTATGGATTGTATACAGTAA
- the ikbkg gene encoding NF-kappa-B essential modulator (The RefSeq protein has 1 substitution compared to this genomic sequence) gives MVQPKESSAAEYNPCEGGPGDTSLGKPEVLPPELTSNEAFQRIWAENHDLRAALEQSNMMLRKGHGDMLEFQDSQRKEREFITYKFGEARDLVLRLTNERNSLQAQLEEAMKQLAEVREVKSRGSTENEQGRLEDTILTDRRSPRKAYEEQKENGNKEVCMENEIMQGTVDRNSRTEQEFQKKLQDAEARNTQFLRQIADLQEEVSKLRRQVVEKGEESQKQLQSLQLQMEQLSEERNSVKAQVTSLLGELKESQTSLEICLQEKRKVEDSLRSALEEKKGWEAQVKQQVVQLDQRMMQVQNLETALKMERQNATDEKRKLAQLQVAYHTLFQEYDTHIKVSMQQAKHTKGVDLQIQELKQQLQEAEEALVAKQALIDKLKDEAEKQRTELDTVPVLKAQVEIYRADFLAERKAREELHAEKERLQEQLNVLLQERLSNRAMIDEMRNRHSDTLRPTLPHGPSLYPLQPAMPFQPEVEPPDFSCPKCFYKAPDMDTLQIHVMDCIQ, from the exons ATGGTGCAGCCCAAAGAGAGCTCTGCCGCTGAATACAACCCATGTGAGGGGGGCCCAGGGGACACATCCCTGGGGAAGCCTGAAGTTCTTCCTCCTGAACTGACCAGTAACGAAGCCTTTCAACGTATATGGGCAGAAAACCATGACCTGAGAG CTGCTCTAGAACAGAGCAACATGATGTTACGCAAAGGACATGGCGACATGCTGGAGTTTCAGGATTCGCAGAGAAAGGAGAGAGAGTTCATCACATACAAGTTTGGTGAGGCGCGGGACCTGGTGCTGAGGCTTACCAATGAGCGAAACTCCCTGCAGGCGCAGCTGGAGGAAGCCATGAAGCAGCTGGCAGAGGTGAGAGAAGAGAAGAGTCGAGGGAGCACAGAGAATGAGCAGgggcggctggaggataccattctGACTGACCGAAGATCCCCAAGGAAAGCGTATGAGGAACAG AAAGAAAATGGCAACAAGGAAGTTTGTATGGAAAATGAAATCATGCAAGGAACTGTGGACCG GAACTCTAGAACTGAGCAGGAATTCCAGAAGAAACTGCAGGACGCTGAAGCCAG GAATACTCAGTTTCTGCGTCAGATTGCAGATCTACAAGAGGAAGTATCTAAGCTTAGGCGCCAGGTGGTTGAAAAAGGAGAGGAATCTCAAAAGCAACTGCAAAGTTTGCAACTGCAGATGGAG CAACTGTCTGAGGAGAGGAATTCAGTAAAAGCCCAGGTGACCTCTCTATTGGGGGAGCTGAAAGAGAGTCAGACAAGTCTGGAGATCTGCCTGCAGGAAAAGAGAAAGGTAGAGGACAG CCTCCGTAGTGCCCTGGAGGAGAAAAAGGGCTGGGAAGCCCAAGTGAAGCAACAGGTTGTGCAGCTTGATCAGCGAATGATGCAAGTACAGAATTTGGAAACAGCGTTAAAAATGGAAAGACAAAATGCCACAGACGAGAA GAGGAAACTGGCACAGCTTCAGGTTGCATATCACACGCTCTTCCAGGAATATGACACACATATCAAGGTCAGCATGCAGCAAGCCAAGCACACCAAG GGGGTGGACCTGCAGATCCAGGAGCTGAAGCAGCAGCTGCAAGAGGCAGAGGAAGCTCtggttgccaaacaagcactGATTGATAAATTAAAGGATGAGGCAGAGAAACAGAGGACTGAATTAGACACTGTGCCAGTGCTGAAAGCACAG GTGGAGATATACCGGGCTGACTTTCTGGCAGAGCGAAAAGCACGCGAGGAGCTGCATGCAGAGAAGGAGAGGTTGCAGGAACAACTGAATGTTCTACTGCAAGAGAGGCTGAGCAATAG GGCAATGATTGATGAGATGAGGAACAGGCACTCTGATACCCTTCGCCCCACCTTGCCCCATG GCCCATCCCTGTACCCCCTTCAGCCCGCAATGCCTTTCCAACCGGAGGTCGAACCGCCAGACTTCAGCTGCcccaagtgcttttataaagcACCAGATATGGACACCCTACAGATACACGTTATGGATTGTATACAGTAA
- the ikbkg gene encoding NF-kappa-B essential modulator isoform X1, with translation MNVRTQTAEMVQPKESSAAEYNPCEGGPGDTSLGKPEVLPPELTSNEAFQRIWAENHDLRAALEQSNMMLRKGHGDMLEFQDSQRKEREFITYKFGEARDLVLRLTNERNSLQAQLEEAMKQLAEVREEKSRGSTENEQGRLEDTILTDRRSPRKAYEEQDYATPGSSLSSCETLTHSICETIRQTVPDEEGPSRNKQKENGNKEVCMENEIMQGTVDRNSRTEQEFQKKLQDAEARNTQFLRQIADLQEEVSKLRRQVVEKGEESQKQLQSLQLQMEQLSEERNSVKAQVTSLLGELKESQTSLEICLQEKRKVEDSLRSALEEKKGWEAQVKQQVVQLDQRMMQVQNLETALKMERQNATDEKRKLAQLQVAYHTLFQEYDTHIKVSMQQAKHTKGVDLQIQELKQQLQEAEEALVAKQALIDKLKDEAEKQRTELDTVPVLKAQVEIYRADFLAERKAREELHAEKERLQEQLNVLLQERLSNRAMIDEMRNRHSDTLRPTLPHGPSLYPLQPAMPFQPEVEPPDFSCPKCFYKAPDMDTLQIHVMDCIQ, from the exons ATGAACGTGCGAACGCAGACAGCGGAAATGGTGCAGCCCAAAGAGAGCTCTGCCGCTGAATACAACCCATGTGAGGGGGGCCCAGGGGACACATCCCTGGGGAAGCCTGAAGTTCTTCCTCCTGAACTGACCAGTAACGAAGCCTTTCAACGTATATGGGCAGAAAACCATGACCTGAGAG CTGCTCTAGAACAGAGCAACATGATGTTACGCAAAGGACATGGCGACATGCTGGAGTTTCAGGATTCGCAGAGAAAGGAGAGAGAGTTCATCACATACAAGTTTGGTGAGGCGCGGGACCTGGTGCTGAGGCTTACCAATGAGCGAAACTCCCTGCAGGCGCAGCTGGAGGAAGCCATGAAGCAGCTGGCAGAGGTGAGAGAAGAGAAGAGTCGAGGGAGCACAGAGAATGAGCAGgggcggctggaggataccattctGACTGACCGAAGATCCCCAAGGAAAGCGTATGAGGAACAG GATTACGCCACCCCAGGGAGCTCTTTGTCCTCATGTGAAACACTGACCCACAGTATCTGTGAAACAATCAGGCAGACTGTGCCAGATGAAGAGGGGCCATCCCGAAACAAGCAG AAAGAAAATGGCAACAAGGAAGTTTGTATGGAAAATGAAATCATGCAAGGAACTGTGGACCG GAACTCTAGAACTGAGCAGGAATTCCAGAAGAAACTGCAGGACGCTGAAGCCAG GAATACTCAGTTTCTGCGTCAGATTGCAGATCTACAAGAGGAAGTATCTAAGCTTAGGCGCCAGGTGGTTGAAAAAGGAGAGGAATCTCAAAAGCAACTGCAAAGTTTGCAACTGCAGATGGAG CAACTGTCTGAGGAGAGGAATTCAGTAAAAGCCCAGGTGACCTCTCTATTGGGGGAGCTGAAAGAGAGTCAGACAAGTCTGGAGATCTGCCTGCAGGAAAAGAGAAAGGTAGAGGACAG CCTCCGTAGTGCCCTGGAGGAGAAAAAGGGCTGGGAAGCCCAAGTGAAGCAACAGGTTGTGCAGCTTGATCAGCGAATGATGCAAGTACAGAATTTGGAAACAGCGTTAAAAATGGAAAGACAAAATGCCACAGACGAGAA GAGGAAACTGGCACAGCTTCAGGTTGCATATCACACGCTCTTCCAGGAATATGACACACATATCAAGGTCAGCATGCAGCAAGCCAAGCACACCAAG GGGGTGGACCTGCAGATCCAGGAGCTGAAGCAGCAGCTGCAAGAGGCAGAGGAAGCTCtggttgccaaacaagcactGATTGATAAATTAAAGGATGAGGCAGAGAAACAGAGGACTGAATTAGACACTGTGCCAGTGCTGAAAGCACAG GTGGAGATATACCGGGCTGACTTTCTGGCAGAGCGAAAAGCACGCGAGGAGCTGCATGCAGAGAAGGAGAGGTTGCAGGAACAACTGAATGTTCTACTGCAAGAGAGGCTGAGCAATAG GGCAATGATTGATGAGATGAGGAACAGGCACTCTGATACCCTTCGCCCCACCTTGCCCCATG GCCCATCCCTGTACCCCCTTCAGCCCGCAATGCCTTTCCAACCGGAGGTCGAACCGCCAGACTTCAGCTGCcccaagtgcttttataaagcACCAGATATGGACACCCTACAGATACACGTTATGGATTGTATACAGTAA